GTCTTGCTGAGATCTCCGGACTTGGCAATTACTGAGGCCGCTGTAGGTGCAGGAGTTACAAGCGTGTTATTTTTCCTGGCTCTGCGCAAAATAGGCAAACTCGAACATAATAAAGACGATGAGAAAAATTAATTTAACGCGAAAGGAGATATATATTAATTGAATGAAGAAATAAAATTAATCTGGCTCAAATTTTTTAACTGGGTGTCAGGTAACGGGCCAAGACCGGAAAATGAAGTAATACCCCCCGAACCTCCGCCGGATCTGCCATTCACTCAGAAACCTAAAGACAAATATACACGCTTTCATGAGGCGACACTCAAGGAACGCTATAATCAATGGCTCGAAATTCACGGACTGCATATTTTCTCGCTTGTATATTCGGGCTTGAGCGTATTAACTTGCATTGTTATTGTCTCGTTATT
This window of the Synergistaceae bacterium genome carries:
- a CDS encoding DUF4040 domain-containing protein; translated protein: MILVEWLLLIFLIVCAIAVSVSKNLLNSVIIFMSYSLVMAVIWVLLRSPDLAITEAAVGAGVTSVLFFLALRKIGKLEHNKDDEKN